Part of the Lotus japonicus ecotype B-129 chromosome 6, LjGifu_v1.2 genome, gcccaaaaccctaaaaattggccCGACACTCAAAAATCGGCAGAAAACAGAAAGATggtccaaaaccctaaaaatcgatccgactctcaaaaatcggctgaaaactcgaaagtcagcacaaaaccctaaaaatttgccgataaccctaagaatcggctgaaaacgtgaaagtcggcatgaaactcaaaaatcgacccaaaaccctaaactcggctgaaaactcaaaaatcggctgaaaactcaaaattcGGTCGAAAACTCTaaaatcggcccaaaaccctaaaaatcagcaaaaaactcaaaaatcagcACAAAACTCTACAAATCGGCCTGACACACAAAAATTGACCGAAACCCCAAAATCGGCCCATAACCCTAAAAATTGGTCGATAACCCTAAGAATCAGCCGAAAACGTGAAAGTTTGGcagaaactcaaaaatcaacccaaaaccctaaaatcggctgaaaactcaaaaatcggcccaaaaccctaaaaatcggccgaaaacctgAAAGttggcccaaaaccctaaaaatgggCTCGAttctcaaaaatcggccgaaactCGAAATtcggcacaaaaccctaaaaatcagccaAAAACCCGAAAGGTCGGGTTTTAGGCTTTTCGGTCAATTTTTGATTGTCgggctgatttttagggttttgtgccgacttttgagttttcggaCGATTTTTTAGAGTCGggcaatttttagggttttcggccgatttttgagtttccagccgatttttgggttttggggaTTTTTGAGTTTCGAGCCGAATTtcacgttttcggccgattCTTAGGGTTATCGGCCAATTTTTAGGATTATGGGTCGATTTTGGGTTTTCGGTCAATTTTTTAGGGTCGGggcgatttttagggttttgtgccgacttttgagttttcggccgatttttttCGAGCTGGGccggtttttagggttttcggacgacttttgagttttcggctgaTATTTGAGGGTCAGGTCAATTTTTAGGGTtatgggccgatttttgagtttcgagtcgactttcacgttttcggccTATTTTTAGGGATTTCTTGCCGTTTTAGGGTTTTCAGCcgctttttagggttttgtgtcgacttttgagttttcggctgaTTATTGAGAGTctggccgatttttagggttttcgacTGATTTTTAGGTTTTCGGCAGATTTTTGGGTTTTCGGCCGACTTTCGGTTTTTCAGCCACTTTTTAGGCTTTTAGGTCGACTTTTAAGGTTTCGGTCTATTTTTGAGAGTCGagctgatttttagggttttcggccgattatattaagataaaaacaattaaatgaaggaaattcatttatattacccaaacaaagaattttacaattgagcgaatttcaacattttatccaaacaataaaatttgaaattcaagggaattcaattgaatcaTTTGAATTCCCTAGCATTTAAAATCACTTGAATTTCTACAATCcctcatccaaacacaacctaagAGTattcttttttagttttttaattatAAGCACTTAAGAGCATTTTCCTTTATATATTTCCCCTTCCTATAATTTCACTATACAGTCCTTATTTAATAATCGCCAGAACCCAGAAGAGTGCCGACAGAGAATAACAACAGTAGACAAAGAGAGTGATCATTTTACTAAGATAACATTCAATTTAAgaattatttaatttcaattttacaaagtaAACATATTCACTAGCTAGCAGAATTAATGTTTGAAGCAAACAAGAGAACAAATACGTGAGCACATAAATTAAAGTGACATTTGTTATTAATATGAAAAGCATGAGAATATAGCTAGCTAGCTTTAGTTTTCTTCTTTATATTCATGGAAATCCTCCTCCAGCTCCTGCTCCACCACCAAACCCTCCACCGGCTCCGGCTCCGCCTCCAGCTCCGCCGCCaagtccaccaccaccacctcctccaaatcctcctccacctcctcctccaaGTCCACCTCCTGCTCCAGAACCTGCACCACCTCCAAACCCAGCTCCTCCTCCAAACCCTGATCCTCCACCaactccacctccaccaccaaaccctccaccgccaccaccaccaagccCGCCTCCAGCTCCACCACCTGCACCGGCACCACCACCAAACCCAC contains:
- the LOC130723548 gene encoding glycine-rich cell wall structural protein-like, which translates into the protein MTSKVLLLVLLGTFVCTIGARKLGNDKSASFGDEKTFFHRPGLGGGGGGGFGGGGGGGLGGGAGGGAGAGGGFGGGAGAGGGAGGGLGGGGGGGFGGGGGVGGGSGFGGGAGFGGGAGSGAGGGLGGGGGGGFGGGGGGGLGGGAGGGAGAGGGFGGGAGAGGGFP